A stretch of Rhinoderma darwinii isolate aRhiDar2 chromosome 4, aRhiDar2.hap1, whole genome shotgun sequence DNA encodes these proteins:
- the GEMIN6 gene encoding gem-associated protein 6 → MDIGVATQEQQKTITSWIDKTPLEWQSYVNKEVTVLADEKNEYQGWVVTIDPVSASVVLVTFEDDQKTSVRMVMGHAVQKVEILKESDEVTKHKLINLFNLQGSSTYNKEDLETKKLNLKSWLQQNNIPVTEQGESMRTLCVAGVLTVDPPYSPENCNSTNEIILSRIQGLIQGYMTKQ, encoded by the exons ATGGATATTGGTGTGGCTACACAAG AGCAGCAGAAAACCATAACCAGCTGGATTGACAAAACCCCACTGGAGTGGCAATCTTATGTGAACAAAGAGGTCACAGTTCTAGCTGATGAGAAGAACGAATATCAGGGATGGGTCGTCACAATCGATCCGGTGTCTGCAAG TGTTGTCCTGGTTACCTTTGAAGATGATCAGAAGACCTCTGTCCGCATGGTGATGGGGCATGCAGTGCAGAAAGTGGAAATACTGAAAGAATCAGATGAAGTCACTAAACACAAACTTATAAATCTCTTCAACCTTCAAGGAAGCAGCACCTACaacaaggaggatctggagaccaaAAAGCTCAATCTGAAAAGCTGGCTGCAGCAGAATAACATTCCTGTTACCGAACAGGGAGAGTCAATGAGGACATTATGTGTGGCTGGAGTGTTAACCGTTGATCCTCCGTATAGCCCAGAAAACTGCAACAGCACAAATGAAATCATATTGTCTCGCATACAAGGACTCATACAGGGTTATATGACAAAGCAATAA